In Spiroplasma chinense, a single window of DNA contains:
- a CDS encoding AAA family ATPase, protein MSERYLKLKQFKNIAIDATSSKEMEKLILNYSIENPGDILTLIGPNNVGKSNILEAIFRIDNDEELEESDRVNFYNYNDSEPEINLIAKDEDDYYTLTKLIDQTFLETTNKNKEVIKHEWKQKTFRLGLETVNNALSIYDIWLKHRLNISREELETIEHTSEKILGIKEGKCFEKDETYCLSYFIILQKYITEYLRNNYNNSIDEGEENIFSTLENIDIVEEEPLSKEELEEYYEEIGCENPDYISGIYKNKYNLNFIPSVYWYGAQQFKSSDLTCVIEDEENPCDSFNNFLKTLIIDKFEISEQKITHTFVNDISGKNSGAIDKLNEEIASKTKEISKHFNDVFNHGEQKYEFIIKLNEAKIKFNILKSNEYINIDDQSEGFKWFFNFYFNFLYMNELQYGDIVLIDEAASNLHPSAAIEFRKFLKKFAFENKITFVLATHSPFVVDNDYLEELRIIRQDDKSLKIQNHFTVKAFEEEDDRNVTKGILEALTVKQHVILDPENIVIFVEGMTDYLYLTAMKIVLGYEKIHFLPVQGVKDGKKVIEEVKRIKKDPIFLVDGDDAGKKFKEETSKLINECHTLNDFGDFTVIESLFSKKIIDNFNLNNKTIANAVNFKNLVINNNELIDKKTEANFRKIFDTLLD, encoded by the coding sequence ATGAGTGAGAGATATTTAAAACTAAAACAATTTAAAAATATAGCTATTGATGCTACTAGCTCAAAAGAGATGGAAAAGTTAATTTTAAATTATTCAATAGAAAATCCTGGTGACATATTGACATTGATTGGCCCAAACAATGTTGGTAAATCAAATATATTAGAAGCAATATTTAGAATTGATAACGATGAAGAATTAGAAGAATCTGATAGAGTAAATTTTTATAATTATAATGATTCCGAACCTGAAATTAATTTAATAGCAAAAGATGAGGATGATTATTATACACTTACAAAATTAATCGACCAAACCTTTTTAGAAACAACAAACAAGAATAAAGAAGTAATTAAACATGAATGAAAACAAAAAACCTTTAGACTTGGTTTAGAGACCGTAAATAATGCTTTATCTATTTATGATATTTGATTGAAACATAGATTAAATATTTCAAGAGAAGAGTTAGAAACAATAGAACATACTAGTGAAAAAATTTTAGGAATTAAAGAGGGTAAATGTTTTGAAAAAGATGAGACATATTGTCTAAGTTATTTTATAATTTTACAAAAATATATTACTGAGTATCTCAGAAATAACTATAATAATTCAATTGATGAGGGTGAAGAAAATATTTTTTCTACACTTGAGAATATAGATATAGTTGAAGAAGAACCTCTTAGCAAAGAAGAATTAGAAGAATATTATGAAGAAATAGGTTGTGAAAATCCAGATTATATAAGCGGTATCTATAAAAATAAATACAATTTAAACTTTATTCCAAGTGTATATTGATACGGTGCTCAACAATTTAAATCATCAGACTTAACATGTGTTATTGAAGATGAAGAGAATCCATGTGATTCTTTTAATAATTTTTTAAAAACATTGATAATTGATAAATTTGAAATTTCTGAACAAAAAATCACACATACTTTTGTAAATGATATTTCAGGTAAAAACTCTGGTGCTATTGATAAACTTAATGAAGAAATTGCATCAAAAACAAAAGAAATATCAAAACATTTTAATGATGTATTTAATCACGGTGAACAAAAATATGAGTTCATAATTAAATTGAATGAAGCAAAAATAAAATTTAATATTTTAAAGTCTAATGAATATATTAATATTGATGATCAATCTGAAGGATTTAAATGATTCTTTAACTTTTACTTTAATTTTTTATACATGAATGAACTTCAATACGGAGATATAGTATTAATAGATGAAGCTGCTTCTAATTTACATCCTTCAGCAGCAATTGAGTTTAGAAAATTTTTAAAAAAATTTGCTTTTGAAAATAAAATAACTTTTGTGTTAGCAACACATTCTCCATTTGTTGTGGATAATGATTATTTAGAAGAATTGAGAATTATCAGACAAGATGATAAAAGTTTAAAAATTCAAAATCACTTCACAGTTAAAGCTTTCGAAGAAGAAGATGACAGGAACGTTACAAAAGGAATTTTAGAAGCTCTAACAGTTAAACAACACGTTATTTTAGATCCAGAAAATATAGTTATTTTTGTTGAAGGAATGACTGATTATTTATACTTAACAGCTATGAAAATTGTACTAGGTTATGAAAAAATCCACTTTTTACCAGTACAAGGAGTAAAAGATGGCAAAAAGGTGATTGAAGAAGTTAAAAGAATAAAAAAAGATCCTATATTCTTAGTGGATGGGGACGATGCTGGTAAAAAATTCAAAGAAGAAACCTCAAAATTAATAAACGAATGTCACACATTGAATGATTTTGGAGATTTTACAGTTATAGAATCATTATTTAGCAAGAAAATTATTGATAATTTCAATTTGAATAATAAAACTATTGCAAATGCAGTTAATTTTAAAAATTTAGTTATTAACAATAATGAATTAATTGATAAAAAAACTGAAGCTAATTTTAGAAAGATTTTTGATACTTTATTAGATTAA
- the tkt gene encoding transketolase, translating into MNKSNKNLNAMRILGIEAINKANSGHPGIVLGAAPIVYSLFTKSMHINPKNPEWFNRDRFVLSAGHGSGLLYSALHLSGFKLSIDEIKNFRQLNSLTPGHPEYGHTEGVDSTTGPLGQGFAMGVGMALAESHLAEKYNKDGFDIVNHYTYVLCGDGDLQEGVCQEAISFAGRYKLNKLVVFHDSNDIQLDAPVEVAQSEDIQAKFKAAGWNTLKIENGEDLDAIEKAIETAKKSDKPTYIEVKTVIGLGATNQGTQKVHGAPLGSDIEAVKKYFQWDLPEFSPSQDIYDFYNENVAQRGEKANIEWEDLYSQYKAKHPELAQQLENAINKKWDITEAELEKLNEKAEQATRVSSGNVLNYLNSKIPALIGGSADLTESTKAKGADGNYDYNNKTGRNIMYGVREFAMGAINNGIALHKGLLPFASGFFVFSDYMKPAIRLSSLMHLQTLYIFTHDSIAVGEDGPTHQPIEQLAMLRSMPNINVFRPCDMAETQASYLAALNDTKKPSVIIATRQNLKELEHKNVFENVNKGAYLLSSEANPDITLIASGSEVSLAMDVKEILKASGKKVNVVSMVNMNEFKRQDQSYIDQIIDKNSQRFSIELSSTFGWHQFLGDDGKAFGIDTFGYSAPFNDVINHIGFTAENIANDILKCQK; encoded by the coding sequence ATGAATAAATCAAACAAAAATTTAAATGCTATGAGAATCCTTGGAATAGAAGCTATTAATAAAGCAAACTCAGGTCACCCTGGAATTGTTTTAGGAGCTGCTCCAATTGTGTATTCTTTATTTACTAAATCAATGCATATCAACCCAAAAAATCCAGAGTGATTTAATAGAGATAGATTTGTATTGAGTGCAGGACATGGAAGTGGACTTCTTTACTCAGCACTACATTTATCAGGATTTAAACTATCAATAGATGAGATTAAAAACTTTAGACAACTTAACTCATTAACACCAGGTCACCCAGAATATGGGCATACAGAGGGTGTAGACTCAACTACAGGTCCTTTAGGACAAGGATTTGCAATGGGAGTAGGAATGGCTCTTGCAGAAAGTCATTTAGCTGAAAAATATAATAAAGACGGATTTGATATTGTAAATCACTACACATACGTATTATGTGGAGATGGAGATTTACAAGAAGGTGTTTGTCAAGAAGCTATTTCTTTTGCAGGAAGATACAAATTAAACAAATTAGTAGTTTTCCATGACTCAAACGATATTCAACTTGATGCACCAGTAGAGGTAGCTCAAAGTGAAGATATTCAAGCAAAATTTAAAGCTGCAGGATGAAATACATTAAAAATTGAAAATGGAGAAGATTTAGACGCTATCGAAAAAGCAATTGAAACTGCTAAAAAAAGCGACAAACCTACTTACATTGAAGTTAAAACTGTTATTGGTCTTGGAGCAACAAACCAAGGGACTCAAAAAGTTCACGGTGCACCATTAGGAAGTGACATTGAAGCTGTTAAAAAATACTTCCAATGAGATTTACCTGAATTTTCACCAAGTCAAGATATTTATGATTTTTATAACGAAAATGTTGCACAAAGAGGGGAAAAAGCAAATATTGAATGAGAAGATCTATACTCACAATATAAAGCAAAACACCCAGAACTTGCACAACAATTAGAAAATGCAATTAACAAAAAATGAGACATTACAGAAGCTGAACTTGAAAAATTAAACGAAAAAGCAGAACAAGCAACTCGTGTTTCAAGTGGAAATGTTTTAAATTACTTAAACAGTAAAATTCCTGCTTTAATTGGTGGAAGTGCTGATTTAACTGAATCTACAAAAGCAAAAGGTGCTGATGGAAATTACGATTACAACAACAAAACTGGTAGAAATATCATGTATGGTGTAAGAGAATTTGCTATGGGAGCAATTAACAACGGTATTGCATTACACAAAGGGCTATTGCCATTTGCATCAGGTTTCTTTGTATTCTCAGATTACATGAAACCTGCAATTAGATTGAGCAGTTTAATGCATTTACAAACACTTTACATCTTTACTCACGACTCAATTGCAGTTGGTGAAGATGGACCAACTCACCAACCAATTGAACAACTTGCAATGCTAAGAAGTATGCCAAACATTAATGTATTTAGACCTTGTGATATGGCAGAAACTCAAGCAAGTTACTTAGCAGCATTAAATGACACTAAAAAACCAAGTGTAATTATTGCAACAAGACAAAACTTAAAAGAATTAGAACATAAAAATGTATTTGAAAATGTTAATAAAGGTGCTTACTTACTTTCAAGCGAAGCAAACCCAGATATTACTTTAATTGCATCTGGTAGTGAAGTTTCTCTTGCAATGGATGTAAAAGAAATCTTAAAAGCTAGTGGTAAAAAAGTAAATGTTGTATCAATGGTTAATATGAATGAATTTAAAAGACAAGATCAAAGTTACATCGATCAAATCATTGACAAAAACAGTCAAAGATTTTCAATTGAACTTTCATCAACATTTGGATGACATCAATTCTTAGGAGATGATGGAAAAGCATTTGGAATTGACACATTTGGATATTCAGCTCCATTCAATGATGTTATTAATCACATTGGATTTACTGCAGAAAATATTGCAAATGACATTTTAAAGTGTCAAAAATAA
- a CDS encoding YneF family protein: MEWWGVLLIAIAAAIVGGIIGFIITRRVIQKQLKDNPPINENQIRAMYRSMGRKPSEADIKKTMNAVKRGK, encoded by the coding sequence ATGGAATGATGAGGAGTTTTATTAATTGCTATTGCAGCTGCAATAGTCGGGGGAATTATAGGTTTTATAATTACAAGAAGAGTAATTCAAAAACAACTAAAAGATAATCCACCAATCAATGAGAACCAAATTAGAGCAATGTACAGAAGTATGGGTAGAAAACCATCAGAAGCAGACATTAAAAAAACAATGAACGCTGTAAAAAGAGGGAAATAA
- a CDS encoding MBL fold metallo-hydrolase — protein sequence MIQVFSDENFKNTNAYLIYNDKLEGILIDTANNKYTDIIKFCKKNGILITDIFITHGHFPHFYGINEICKEFGHPNVYIGKDDLIMMFDSSKNLSSFYNVLDSDWHPLPIRNLKVITKHEERVINGYDIVIIPAPGHTAGSIIIEFSKLKCIFNGDSLFLDHDVIGVAGMTDDEIQVLNSIKFIFDNYTNGYSLFPGHFEHSFTIRELLEKNNIIKKRYYKIINGNEL from the coding sequence TTGATACAAGTATTTAGTGATGAGAATTTCAAAAATACTAATGCGTATCTAATTTATAACGACAAACTTGAAGGTATTCTTATTGATACAGCGAACAATAAGTACACAGACATCATAAAATTCTGTAAAAAAAATGGGATATTAATTACAGATATATTTATAACACATGGCCATTTTCCACATTTCTATGGGATAAATGAAATTTGTAAAGAATTTGGTCATCCAAACGTTTATATTGGAAAAGACGATCTGATTATGATGTTTGATTCATCAAAAAATCTAAGTTCTTTCTACAATGTCTTAGATAGTGATTGACATCCATTACCAATTAGAAATTTAAAGGTAATCACTAAGCATGAAGAAAGAGTAATTAACGGTTATGATATCGTTATAATACCTGCTCCAGGACATACAGCTGGAAGCATCATAATAGAATTCTCAAAGTTAAAATGTATTTTTAACGGAGATTCGCTATTCTTAGATCACGATGTGATTGGTGTAGCAGGAATGACTGATGATGAAATTCAAGTATTAAATAGTATCAAATTTATATTTGATAACTATACAAATGGATATTCATTATTTCCTGGGCATTTCGAACATAGTTTTACTATAAGAGAATTGCTTGAGAAAAATAACATTATTAAAAAGAGATATTACAAAATTATCAACGGAAATGAATTATAA
- a CDS encoding 1-deoxy-D-xylulose-5-phosphate synthase N-terminal domain-containing protein encodes MLLKDYKGINDLKDLDNQGLEELSQDLRNAIIAENEANGGHLGSNLAVVELTVSLLKHFQDKAKILFDTSYQAYSYKRLTDRFDIFENMHKIDGYSIFQETHEGDPYSGGHTSISAAWASGYKKIDNELVIEVIGDGSLASSIGLGGMLNFASDLKNKGLFILNDNKQGIGINKFNYLNWELIAKGMDFDYIEVQDGHDFDELEKAWKFFESSSKNVFVKVNSEKAKGYKVLTPEQALHYTYPKNYTPSQDKTFISSVEVFVNQLDEILKDKNSYVYMAGMMYAFGLSEVAKKYPGQIIDAGIAEEIAMIEAAAAANLGKKVYLIIASSFFQRTYDQIVHDLIRNNSNLTIIIAGANYSLIGDSHHGIYDLNMYNAFESILIYQPSTVGEFNKALFDLNYKGTKVIRVEDLIENVENKVDLNKWTYDVNVDANKVVIAYGSSYEKLKKYIQENNLNVGLVKAVSLNPIDKDLIQQLVDDNKQIYTYELVFAKNNLASSIRVKFENTLIKDFSFRKNIIGRASDDYIMKNNNLDFDTVFKSIEE; translated from the coding sequence ATGTTATTAAAAGATTATAAAGGAATTAATGATTTAAAAGATCTTGACAACCAAGGTTTAGAAGAACTTTCACAAGATCTAAGAAACGCTATTATTGCAGAAAATGAAGCTAATGGTGGTCACTTAGGAAGTAACTTGGCAGTTGTTGAATTGACAGTTTCTTTACTAAAACATTTTCAAGATAAAGCAAAAATTTTATTTGATACTAGTTACCAAGCCTATTCTTACAAAAGATTAACAGATAGATTTGATATTTTTGAAAATATGCACAAGATTGATGGATATAGTATTTTTCAAGAAACTCATGAAGGTGACCCCTACTCTGGTGGACACACATCAATTAGTGCTGCTTGAGCTAGTGGATACAAAAAAATAGATAACGAACTTGTAATCGAAGTTATTGGTGATGGTTCACTTGCTTCAAGTATTGGACTTGGAGGAATGCTTAACTTTGCAAGTGATTTAAAAAATAAAGGTTTATTTATTTTAAATGATAACAAACAAGGAATTGGTATTAATAAATTTAACTATTTAAACTGAGAATTAATTGCTAAAGGAATGGATTTTGATTATATTGAAGTTCAAGATGGTCATGATTTTGATGAACTTGAAAAAGCTTGAAAATTCTTTGAATCTTCAAGCAAAAATGTTTTTGTAAAAGTTAATAGTGAAAAAGCTAAAGGATATAAAGTTTTAACGCCAGAACAAGCTTTACACTATACTTATCCAAAAAATTACACACCTTCACAAGATAAAACATTTATTTCATCAGTTGAAGTGTTTGTAAATCAATTGGATGAAATTTTAAAAGATAAAAATTCATATGTTTATATGGCTGGAATGATGTATGCATTTGGGTTATCTGAAGTTGCAAAAAAATATCCTGGTCAAATAATTGATGCAGGAATTGCAGAAGAAATTGCTATGATAGAAGCTGCAGCTGCAGCTAACTTGGGTAAAAAAGTATATTTAATTATAGCTTCTAGTTTCTTTCAAAGAACCTATGATCAAATAGTACACGATCTTATAAGAAACAATTCTAACCTAACAATAATAATTGCTGGTGCAAATTATAGTTTAATTGGTGACAGTCATCACGGTATTTATGATTTAAACATGTACAATGCATTTGAAAGTATTTTAATTTACCAACCCTCAACTGTTGGTGAATTTAATAAAGCATTGTTTGATTTAAATTATAAAGGAACTAAAGTTATTAGAGTTGAAGATTTAATTGAAAATGTTGAAAATAAAGTTGATTTAAATAAATGAACTTATGATGTGAATGTTGATGCAAACAAAGTTGTCATTGCTTATGGTTCTTCATATGAAAAACTAAAAAAATACATTCAAGAAAACAATTTAAATGTAGGATTAGTTAAAGCAGTATCTTTAAACCCTATTGATAAGGATTTAATTCAACAATTAGTTGATGATAATAAACAAATTTATACATATGAACTTGTTTTTGCAAAAAATAACTTAGCCTCTTCTATTAGAGTTAAATTTGAAAATACATTAATTAAAGATTTCTCATTTAGAAAAAACATTATTGGACGTGCAAGTGATGATTATATTATGAAAAATAATAATCTTGATTTTGATACAGTCTTTAAGTCAATTGAAGAATAA
- the plsY gene encoding glycerol-3-phosphate 1-O-acyltransferase PlsY produces MKGVSNVYIGTIIASVIGYFLGSFSFSITVVKIKAKQDVREVGSKNAGATNASRILGKKWGVLIMLLDSLKIMATAFIAIAFTLIDNDLFNKTSFIIPALFTLIGHCYPIYYKFKGGKAVSCFLGIMMITNWVLCIGFVLVWIILILLFQRVSISSIFGAIIIAMLMWIPQVSGGSSFELNGFTFFSEVYEKGYYFVWFNSFHKWSGVAFYDSFLTINIIITLSTVILIVRHSQNIVRLFKHEEPKFFHYKSKDLAKKDNDKKDDKVKKDDKKQENQIKENV; encoded by the coding sequence ATGAAAGGCGTGAGCAATGTGTACATAGGTACAATAATTGCCTCTGTAATTGGATACTTCTTAGGAAGTTTTTCATTCTCTATTACAGTGGTGAAAATAAAAGCAAAACAAGATGTTAGAGAAGTTGGGAGTAAGAATGCTGGTGCAACAAATGCAAGTAGAATTTTAGGAAAAAAATGAGGAGTTCTTATAATGCTGCTTGATTCATTAAAAATTATGGCAACAGCATTTATAGCAATTGCTTTTACATTAATAGATAATGATTTATTTAATAAAACAAGTTTTATAATACCTGCCCTTTTCACTTTAATTGGACACTGTTATCCAATTTATTATAAATTTAAAGGTGGAAAAGCTGTTAGTTGTTTCTTGGGAATTATGATGATAACTAACTGAGTATTATGTATTGGATTTGTATTGGTGTGAATTATTTTAATTTTGTTATTCCAACGAGTAAGTATTTCTTCAATATTTGGAGCAATAATAATTGCAATGTTAATGTGAATTCCTCAAGTTTCTGGAGGAAGTTCATTTGAATTAAATGGATTTACTTTCTTTAGTGAAGTATATGAAAAAGGTTATTACTTTGTATGATTCAACAGTTTCCACAAATGAAGTGGAGTTGCTTTCTATGATAGTTTCTTAACAATTAATATTATAATTACTCTTTCAACAGTAATTTTAATAGTAAGACACTCTCAAAATATTGTTAGATTATTCAAACACGAAGAACCAAAATTCTTCCACTACAAAAGTAAAGATCTTGCAAAAAAAGATAACGATAAAAAAGATGATAAAGTAAAAAAAGATGATAAAAAACAAGAAAACCAAATAAAAGAAAATGTATAA
- a CDS encoding riboflavin kinase: MTTTFTYNNMTMIMLYLDESIALVGDFENWNEFEDKQIERLKEIANKKGLKTTLFVPIKNEIHSAIWNQNNIQKKAEAAGVDYLVFYIDHQMMRMNTDENLFKNIDGFLKIKEILIAQNYCYKQSDRFNFDFYRENWKENCHIEGDFYSKADNTELTSLLKDCKFDEFKKLTNLNYQFSGRVVQGKQLGRTIGFPTINVVTDEILPISKGVFAVDVYLESTQQHFMGAGCYWKNEMDEEVFETFILDFDKDVYGWKVDITLIEKIRDNLKINSLDELKETLANDVEKVRKVKPLF; encoded by the coding sequence ATGACTACAACCTTTACATACAATAATATGACCATGATTATGCTTTATTTGGATGAAAGCATTGCATTGGTTGGAGATTTTGAAAATTGAAACGAATTTGAAGACAAACAAATCGAAAGATTAAAAGAAATTGCTAACAAGAAAGGTTTAAAAACAACTCTTTTTGTACCAATTAAAAATGAAATACATTCAGCTATTTGAAACCAAAACAATATACAAAAAAAAGCAGAAGCAGCAGGAGTAGATTATTTAGTATTTTATATAGATCATCAAATGATGAGAATGAATACCGATGAAAATTTATTTAAAAATATTGATGGTTTTTTAAAAATTAAAGAAATTTTAATAGCACAAAACTATTGTTATAAACAATCAGATAGATTTAATTTTGATTTTTATAGAGAAAATTGAAAAGAAAATTGTCATATTGAAGGTGATTTTTATTCAAAAGCAGACAACACTGAATTAACTTCACTTTTAAAAGATTGTAAATTTGATGAGTTTAAAAAACTTACAAATTTAAATTACCAGTTTAGTGGGAGAGTAGTTCAAGGAAAACAACTTGGAAGAACTATTGGTTTTCCAACAATTAATGTAGTAACTGATGAAATTTTACCAATCAGTAAAGGTGTTTTTGCAGTTGATGTTTATTTAGAATCAACTCAACAACATTTTATGGGAGCTGGATGTTACTGAAAAAACGAAATGGACGAAGAGGTTTTTGAAACATTTATTCTTGATTTTGACAAAGATGTTTATGGGTGAAAAGTTGACATAACTTTAATTGAAAAAATTAGAGATAATTTAAAAATCAATTCACTTGATGAATTAAAAGAAACATTGGCAAATGATGTAGAAAAAGTAAGAAAAGTTAAACCACTTTTTTAG
- a CDS encoding deoxyribonuclease IV — MENKFYLGSHVGMNSKNKYLIGSAQEAIDNGANTLMFFTGAPQNTIRTATEKLNIEEFQTLLKDNNIDISKVICHGPYTINLANTVKPETFELGVRLLKEELIRLEAIGVHTVVLHPGAAVGAPREQALESVANGLNLVYKELPNTPVKVALETMSGKGTEVCISFEEMKYVLDRVERKDMVGVCFDTCHMHDAGYDVKNNFDKVVDEFDQTIGLDKLLAIHLNDSKNPINAHKDRHQNIGYGYIGFKALASVVHNPLFKEIPILLETPWLDEKTSPYKVEIEMLKENKFKDNFNLEIIED; from the coding sequence ATGGAAAATAAATTTTATTTAGGTAGTCATGTTGGGATGAACTCAAAAAACAAATACTTAATAGGAAGTGCACAAGAAGCTATTGATAATGGTGCAAATACTTTAATGTTTTTTACAGGAGCTCCTCAAAATACAATAAGAACTGCTACAGAAAAACTAAATATAGAAGAATTTCAAACTTTATTAAAGGACAATAACATAGACATTTCTAAAGTTATTTGTCACGGTCCTTATACAATAAATCTTGCAAATACTGTAAAACCAGAAACCTTTGAACTTGGTGTAAGACTGTTGAAAGAAGAATTAATTCGTCTTGAAGCAATTGGTGTACACACTGTAGTTTTACACCCCGGAGCTGCTGTTGGAGCACCCAGAGAGCAAGCGTTAGAGAGTGTTGCTAACGGATTGAACCTAGTTTACAAAGAATTGCCAAATACTCCAGTAAAAGTTGCGCTTGAAACAATGAGTGGAAAAGGAACAGAAGTTTGTATTTCATTTGAAGAAATGAAATACGTTTTAGACAGAGTTGAAAGAAAAGATATGGTTGGTGTTTGTTTTGATACTTGTCATATGCATGATGCTGGTTATGATGTAAAAAATAACTTTGATAAAGTTGTTGATGAATTTGATCAAACAATTGGTTTAGATAAATTATTGGCAATTCACTTAAATGATTCAAAAAATCCAATAAATGCACATAAAGACAGACATCAAAACATAGGATATGGTTATATTGGTTTTAAAGCTTTGGCAAGTGTTGTCCACAACCCTTTATTTAAAGAAATACCAATTTTACTTGAAACTCCTTGATTAGATGAAAAAACTAGTCCTTATAAAGTTGAAATTGAGATGTTAAAAGAAAACAAATTTAAAGATAACTTTAATTTAGAAATAATTGAAGACTAA
- a CDS encoding lipoprotein, translated as MKKILGILASLSFVATTTGSLVVACGAVPVNNEWTGVNTLERVWNKSAVKTISMSTIVDEEEKIDEAKLKEEIGDLISLRLSMASQETFDNIRSDENSDAATKINYQFLFADRVLNSVDEIQTIFDNRSPGDDKYYSVNFSFKISQGDSTALDWATLPQYDFVLSNKGTIASNGQLNKNSEQIGEDNYFKVFLPYKVNDDSLTTFNLNDEYLKVTYDKTSGTSGLLYTNVINSFLSNLNNEDFVSTPSRVYSQINSKDFKMNWITLNANQAINRILSRVVNSTGSELENIGIKPEFDGLFDATKLEGSITIGGQRFTIKTPIVLISSNTDEGNTTEPENPGTPTDPEEPENPDEGTNG; from the coding sequence ATGAAAAAAATATTAGGAATTTTAGCTTCATTATCATTTGTAGCAACAACAACAGGTAGTTTAGTTGTTGCTTGTGGAGCTGTACCTGTAAATAATGAATGAACTGGTGTAAATACACTTGAAAGAGTTTGAAATAAAAGTGCTGTTAAGACTATTTCTATGAGCACAATTGTAGATGAAGAAGAAAAAATTGATGAAGCAAAACTTAAAGAAGAAATAGGGGACTTAATTTCATTAAGATTATCTATGGCTTCTCAAGAAACTTTTGACAACATTAGAAGCGATGAAAATAGTGATGCTGCAACAAAAATTAACTATCAATTTTTGTTTGCAGACAGAGTACTTAATTCAGTAGATGAAATTCAAACAATTTTTGACAATAGAAGTCCTGGCGATGATAAATATTATTCAGTAAACTTTAGTTTTAAAATAAGTCAAGGTGACTCAACTGCTCTTGATTGAGCAACTTTACCTCAATATGATTTTGTTCTTTCGAATAAAGGAACAATTGCTTCAAATGGACAATTAAATAAAAACTCTGAACAAATTGGAGAAGATAACTACTTTAAAGTATTCTTACCATATAAAGTGAATGATGATTCACTTACAACATTTAACTTAAATGATGAATATTTAAAAGTAACTTACGATAAAACTTCAGGTACAAGTGGTTTACTATACACAAATGTAATTAATAGTTTTTTGAGTAACTTAAACAATGAAGATTTTGTTTCAACTCCTTCAAGGGTATATTCTCAAATTAATTCAAAAGATTTTAAAATGAATTGAATTACATTAAATGCAAACCAAGCTATCAACAGAATTCTTTCAAGAGTTGTAAACTCAACTGGAAGTGAGTTGGAAAACATTGGTATTAAACCAGAATTTGATGGTTTGTTTGACGCAACTAAACTTGAAGGTTCAATTACAATTGGAGGACAAAGATTTACAATTAAAACTCCAATTGTATTAATTTCATCAAATACTGATGAAGGAAACACAACTGAACCAGAAAATCCTGGAACTCCTACAGATCCAGAAGAACCTGAAAATCCAGATGAAGGAACAAACGGTTAG
- a CDS encoding transcription antitermination factor NusB, translating to MENKSISFLKKQRRYTVQIIYKLIILQDDTARMKQEILDGLQLSTKNEEIIQYIENVIDKYFELRDELEPLLEESWWWERLPMMVRAILISSLYEIKYYNTPKAIVIDEAIEMVREFIPSWETNFINAVLDKAQY from the coding sequence ATGGAAAATAAAAGCATAAGTTTTTTAAAAAAACAAAGAAGATATACTGTACAAATTATTTATAAATTAATAATTTTACAAGACGATACAGCTAGAATGAAACAAGAAATTCTTGATGGATTACAACTTTCAACAAAAAACGAAGAGATAATTCAATACATTGAAAATGTAATTGATAAATACTTTGAATTAAGAGATGAATTAGAACCATTATTAGAAGAAAGTTGATGATGAGAAAGATTACCAATGATGGTAAGAGCAATCTTGATATCAAGTTTATATGAAATTAAATATTACAATACACCAAAAGCTATTGTAATTGATGAAGCTATTGAAATGGTAAGAGAATTTATACCAAGTTGAGAAACTAACTTCATTAATGCAGTACTAGACAAAGCTCAATATTAA